CGGACCTTCGCGGACATCGTCAAGATCGGGCGCACCCATCTCCAGGACGCGACGCCCATCACGCTGGGCCAGGAGATCTCCGGCTGGGTGGCGATGCTCGATCACGCCCTCGCCGGCCTGCGGGCCGGCCTCCCCGCGCTCGGCGAGCTCGCCATCGGCGGCACCGCGGTCGGCACGGGGCTCAACGCCCCCGCCGACTTCGGGGAACGCGTGGCCGCGGCGCTCGCGCGCCTGACCGGTCGCGCCTTTGTGAGCGCCCCCAACAAGTTCCAGGCCCTCGCCTCGCACGAGGCCGATCTCCAGGCCTCGGGGGCGCTGCGCACGCTCTCGGCGTCCCTGACCAAGATCGCCAACGACGTGCGCTGGATGGCTTCGGGCCCGCGCTCGGGGCTGGGGGAAATCACGATTCCCGAGAACGAGCCGGGCTCGAGCATCATGCCGGGCAAGGTCAACCCCACGCAGTGCGAGGCCCTCACCATGGTGTGCGCGCAGGTGAGCGGCAACGACGTGGCGGTGGGCATCGGCGGCGCGTCGGGGAACTTCGAGCTGAACGTCTACAAGCCGCTGATCGTCTCGAACCTGCTGAGAAGCGCCCGTCTGCTGACCGACGCGGTGGAGTCCTTCCGGGTCCACTGCGCGGAGGGCATCGAGCCGCGGCCGGAGCGGATCGCCGACCACCTGGGCAACTCGTTGATGCTGGTCACCGCGCTGGCCCCGCACATCGGCTACGACCGCGCGGCGCAGATCGCAAAGCGGGCGCACAAAGACGGGACTACCCTCCGCGAGGCCGCGCTGGCCCTCGGCTACGTCACCGCGGAGGAGTTCGACCGCCTCGTGCGCCCGCAGGAGATGGTGAAGCCGGGCGGCTCGGGCTAGCTCTTGAAGCCGATCTTCTTGTGGCCGCCGTCGCAGTAGGGCTTGTTGGCGGATGCACCGCAACGGCACAGGGCGAATTGCTGACCCTTCGAGGGCAGGGGATTGCCCTGCGCGTCCTGCAGCTCGCACTCCCCGTTCACGATGAGCGGACCGTTCTCCATCAACTTCACCGTTACCGGCATGCGCTCGTCTCCTTTGGCTGGGCCGCTGACGTCGCGGCCGTGGCGTGACGCGCGCCCCCTGGCGCGCAGGCGCAGTATAGGGGCGATCCCCGCCGCGGGAAAGTAGCTTTTCGCATCGGTAGCGCGTCGGTACACTCGCGGCATGACCGCCACGCCCACCATGGCCGATCGGCTGCTCGACGCCTTCCTGGGGTCGGCGGCTCGCCTCTACGGCGGCGAGCCCGTCACCGAGCTCGCGCACTCGCTCCAGTGCGCGGAGCTCGCGCGCGAGGCGGGCGCCGACGAGGACCTGCAGCTGGCCTGCCTGCTCCACGACGTGGGGCGCTTCGCCGTCGATCCACGCGAGATCCTCGACAAGAAGGATCAGACGCTGGGCGCGCGGGCGGGAGCGCGGGGCCATCACGAGGTGGGGGCCGACCTCATCGCCCCGTGGGTGCCCGCCCGGGTGGCCTGGCTCGTCCGC
This sequence is a window from Candidatus Methylomirabilota bacterium. Protein-coding genes within it:
- a CDS encoding HD domain-containing protein produces the protein MTATPTMADRLLDAFLGSAARLYGGEPVTELAHSLQCAELAREAGADEDLQLACLLHDVGRFAVDPREILDKKDQTLGARAGARGHHEVGADLIAPWVPARVAWLVRMHAEAKRYLCAIEPGYYDALTPGSRFTMTLQGGTMTTDEAARRTQHPWMADAVRLRRWDDLAKVPGKTTEPIEAWAS
- the fumC gene encoding class II fumarate hydratase, whose translation is MKTRTETDTMGPIEVPADRYWGAQTQRSLEHFKIGGERFPREFIRALGLVKKACAQVNRELGLLPADKADAILRAADEVIAGGLDDHFPLVIWQTGSGTQTNMNANEVIANRANELLGGVLGSKKPVHPNDDVNRSQSSNDVFPTAMHVAELEQLEGRLLPAVTALRGALDAKARTFADIVKIGRTHLQDATPITLGQEISGWVAMLDHALAGLRAGLPALGELAIGGTAVGTGLNAPADFGERVAAALARLTGRAFVSAPNKFQALASHEADLQASGALRTLSASLTKIANDVRWMASGPRSGLGEITIPENEPGSSIMPGKVNPTQCEALTMVCAQVSGNDVAVGIGGASGNFELNVYKPLIVSNLLRSARLLTDAVESFRVHCAEGIEPRPERIADHLGNSLMLVTALAPHIGYDRAAQIAKRAHKDGTTLREAALALGYVTAEEFDRLVRPQEMVKPGGSG
- a CDS encoding CDGSH iron-sulfur domain-containing protein is translated as MPVTVKLMENGPLIVNGECELQDAQGNPLPSKGQQFALCRCGASANKPYCDGGHKKIGFKS